The following nucleotide sequence is from Kineobactrum salinum.
GTGTGCCAAAGGCTGCGGTTAAACGCTGTGAGGGGACGTGAGAAACGGTGTGCGGGCTGGGGACCAAAAGCCGGACCTCCCATCGGGGTTGGCTCTGAGCTGAGGTTACCCCCGGCCGGTCACACGGCAGTCCACTGTTTTATGCACAGTGATCGTAGGGTATGGAGGTACAGGGATATAGCTGGGGGCCTCTTGTGCGGGGAGTGTTGGCAAGCTGTGGATTAGTAAAAGCTGGGGATAAGATTGGGGGCAAGCTGGTGATTAGGTGTTGGTCGGTTGACTGTAGTTTCCCTCAAGCATCTTGCGCACTGTGATACTCAGCTGGCCTGGCGTGAGCGCGACCTGGATGCTGTATACCCCATTGTCTGGCTCGATGCCATTCACTACAAAATCAAAGAGAATGGCCGCTATGTCGGTAAGGCTATCTACACATTCTCGGCCTGAACATCGAAGGCAAAAAGGAGCCGCTCGGCCTTTACCTCTCAGATCAGGAAGGCGCTCATCACTGGCTCAGTGTACTCACCGACCTGCATAATCGCGGCGTGAAGGACATCCTGATAGCCTGCGTTGACGGCCTCGAAGGCTTCCCCGAAGCGATTGAAAGCCTTTACCCCAATACCGAAATCCAGCACTGCATCATTCATCAGATCCGTAACTCCATGAAGTACGTGGCTTCTAAAAATCAGAAAGCCTTCATGGCCAACCTAAAGTGTGTGTACCGGGCCGCCACACTCAACGCCGCCGAGACGGCGCTCGACGAACTGGAAGCCAAATGGGGCGACAAGTACCCCATGGTCATCAAGTCCTGGCGCAGCAATTTGCGCCGGAAGTCATCCTCAGCATTCAGAGAATGCAATCATTTCTCCACCAACATTGGACAGCCGTGCCAGGTCAGCGCGAGGAATGTCCTTCTGGTCGGCAAATATCAACAGCGAGTCAAAATCCACCTGATGCTGGTGGTAGTACTGGAGGAAGATCGTGGCCAATCGCGCCTTGTCCCGGTTGGGAATGTCTGTAACGGAATAATCCTTTCCACCTTGTCCCATCTGTGACCTGGTTTCACAGTTGCGCCCTTGAGCCTTCAAAGAACTTGCCAGCGTCGTTTTCGTAGCTCTTATGTATCAAGGAGTGCCGCCGTCGCTAACCCTCAGGCTACCCGTCATGGTATCGCTGAGGTCGAGGAGATACTGGTCTCCATCGAGGTAGGTGAAAGGAGTCTCAAGCATCATCATGCCCTTGGTGTGGCGATGTAGCCGGACCTGGGCGCAGAACTGTTCACGCAACTTTTGTTCGTTCAATTGCTCAATCATGTCGACACCCTCCTACTTGGACTCGAAGAGGTCGGGTTCACCCTTCTCTTGTATCTGTCAGTAGTTTATCAACAGCATGGGCTTATCCCATCAGGAATATGTTGTTATGACTCTTGAGACCATAATCCATCCTCATCGTGTCGTCGGGCTTCGTGCTCGTATGATTTGGCAAGGCTTTCGATCATCGCGGCGAGGTTGGGTTTCGAGTCTTTCCAATGGGTGAAAAATCTCCTGAGTTCCTCTGCAATCTCGCGTTCCTGCTTCCCGCCATCGTACGGCATGCGAGAGGTAACGCCTTGGGAATTGTGTACTCCTGTATGGAAACCTCGTCTGATGTCTTCACAGTCATCCCGATCCAATAGCTCAGCAATGACTGGGTCTGGCCAGCACTCCAGATTTTTGTTCAGCGGCCAGTCGGAAAGCCAGGCACCCACCGTCAGGTCGGTGACAGCTTCCCGATCTTTCTCTTTTGCCAGACCTCGCACTTTGTTGATCCAAGAGAAAAATAACTCTCTGTCAATTTCTCCATTGGGGCTTCTCCCCGGAACACCACGCCCACGGTGGATCAGAGAACTGGCTGTTTCCGCGGCTGCATGCAGGTTTTCGGGTATAGGTTCGCGCTCGGCATTACGAGGCTTGAATGCAAGACATATCAGTTCCATGAATGATTCTGGCGTGCTCAATATTTCCGCCATCAAATGAGGCGCCCCATACTTGTCATGTTCCAGAATCGGGTAGTAAGCGAATTCCAGACTGACCATCTCAGACTGGCTGCAATTCATTTTGGAAAGCGCCTCAAATACACGAGCGAAATGCCACGACTGCGCAAGGGCAGTATTGTCTTCCTGACCAGCAGCTATCCCCTTAAGCATTTGGATAAGGAGGTCGCTGGGTAACTCCGTTGCGCGATCTCCCAAGGCTTCCATGGCGGTTCGCGGCCTGCCCGCAGCCAACAGCTTTTCCATGCAGAAAGATAAATGATCTCTGTCTGATTGAATGTAGGATGGTCTGACAACCAACCAGAAATGAGCGTGAACCGCTGGCGGCTGGATTTCGACAAGTTCCCATAGAGCCATGGATTGCGGAGCGTTGACTATAAAACCGGCGACCTTATCCGGGGACTCAGCTTGCTTCTCAAGCAGGTGCAGGCATGTTTGCAGAAAATCAGTGAATTCTTCTTGAGGTATCGCATGCAGTACTCCAGAGGCTAGTGAGTCAAACAACGAGGTGTTCTGCAAGTTGACATACCCTTGGCATAACCATGTTGCCAAATCGCCACGTTCAAATGGTTCCTTAACAAGTTCCCAGCCCACAAGCCGTGGTTCCCCACACCGCTTGGCCAACCTGTAAATGCCTTGCCACCCCAGGGTTTCATATATTTCCCGAATTGCCATGGTGCGCAATGCCGCTCTCGCCTTGTCGGCTTCTTTGTAGTCTTCCTCCCGACCGTCAGGGAGCGCTACCCAGCCATTGGAGAAAATCCAGGCATGCCGGATGACCAAATCATCGGAGGCTAGTGCGTCGAATAACGGCCTCAGTGTATCGGCTGAATAGCGATCATGCCTACTACCATCCTGATTAAACGAGTTCTCCCAGTTCAGGAATTCCCTGGCTGCACTGCGAACAATTTCCCGATCTTCATCTGCGAAGCTTTTCGCACTTGCAACCAATGCTATGATCTTGTCACGGAAATTCTCATCCAGTTCATCAAGCTTGGGGATCAAGTCGGCAATATGTTTGGCATTTCCCTGAGCTTGCTCGAGTAAAAAACCTGCAACCGGCAGTACGAGTTGCCGGATTTCTCCATAAGTGACGACTTCGCCCGCGCCAGCATCATCATCGCGCCATTGTGGCTTTGCATTGGGCGATGCCATATCGTGCCGCCCCGGTAGCAATGCCAGTAAAAGATTCCAGGCTGTTTCGGGGTTTCGTTCGGTTACAATTCCAATGGCCCTCAGACGCAACTCTACTGAAGCAGACGTCTGCGGGTACCATGGCCGGAAGAGTGAGACCAAGGAGTTGAACGGTGTATTGCTCCAATTGCCCTTTACTCCCACATCACACATTTCAGCAAGGATGTTTGCAATTCTACCGAGTCGGGCGGGGTACCACGCCAACAATTCCAGCGCCCAGAGCAGATTGGCATGCCAGCAGCGGCCGGATATCCCCGATGATTGTGTTTCCGTGATTAACCGAGTAACCGGTTTGTCAGGCTTGCGCAAACTGCTCTGTATCGCATTCAGGAACTCATCGGGAGCCGCTTCAGCAAAAGACCGCAGGAAGGATGAAACGGAAAGCCAGCGCTCCCCATCTGCATTTCCCAGAATTTGCTCAACAAAACTCCGCACATGGTTGCCGATAGCGATATGACTGGCGCTGTCAGAAAAATAACCCAATTTTGCGATGGATTCCGCCATGGCTTCCAGCACAACACCGGATTGCTCACGCACCTTGCCGTAGACGGAGGCCATCCAGCGCTTGTCTTCTTCAAGCTCCAGAATCGGATCAGGTTCTTCGAACACAGCCCTGGCGACCTCGAAGAATCTCGTCAAGATGTCGCCCGTCAGCCTGGGCGCCATGAGATGCAACAATTCCAGTGGTGCCTTGGCTTTCCAGAGCGAGCCGATTTTCACCACTGGTGCATCATCGAGTGCGACCAGTCGCAGTAGTTCGTTTTCAATGTCCTCATAAGCGCGGTTAGCAATCTTCGCAATGCAAGCCTTGTCACCATCGGATGCACTATTCCAGGCACCTACCAGAGTCAGGATCAGCAGGCTTGTGGAATCGGCAGCCTCGGTCCATTCCGGCTTCTTGATGGTAGGATTTTGCGCATGCCAACGGCGAAAAACCGTCCACGACCTTCCCATCGTACGGGCATATCGGGCAGCATCTGATGCTGCTATTCCCAGTTCAAGGAGGGATTTCTCAAATTCATCAGGCTTTGGACGTCGGAGCTCCATCATTTTCTGGTCTATCGCTCTTCCTCCAATGCTTATGAGATTGAAGGCCTGATCTCCGAAAGCCATGGGTACAATCAGACTGATTCCTTCACGCGGAGAACGACGGTTGCCAAGTCGGTTATCGGTGATGACCACCAAGTCAATGCCTGGGTTGGCATCCACAAATTGCCAGCCCTCTTCTGAGGTCACGCAGGCGGCGCGTGGAGAATAGCCTTCTTCAATCAACAGTGCGCATACGAAGGCAACGGCTTCGGACTGGCTGTCTGCCTGGACAGCAACCAAAGGTTCACGCTGTTGAATACTTTTCTGCAATGCTAGCCTTGATTCCTCGCGACCGCTAAACAGCGTTGCTGCTGTGATGGCAGGGCTGGACTGATTGCTCCAGTGCTTCCAGTAGTTTTCCACAGCGTCTATACCATGACCGGCGATACCGAGTTGTATTCCCAACCATAAGGTTGTCGCGGGCGAGGTTTCCAGCCAGGCTTCCAGATCGTCCGCATCCCAGACCAGCACGTCTGCCCAGGCATCGCGGCTTCTAGCGCGCTCCTGCCATGCGCCTTTACCAGGCCAGCGGCGGGGAGTAACAAAAACAAAGGTGGCTTGCGCTGCTTGTGCCGACGATATCTGTCCCAGACGTTTTTCGAAATCACTGCTCGCCTTGGATGCAGGGTCTTTTGAGGTACCCAGTTCCCAGTAGCTGATTCCGTTGGGAGTCCAGGGGCCTCCTTGCTCCACCTCTATGACGCCATCCCAGCCGGGCGCATTGATTGAGTCACCACCCGGCATGGCAATCGCCGTGGTACGGGCCGTTGCCGAGATCAGCCTTCTTGCCAATACAGGAAGCATTCCCTGTGCTTCGCGCCTGTCTGACCACTGTGTGAGATGGGTTGCCGTTACATGCATGGTCGAAAGCCCCACATGGCAATCAAATGCCAAGTTGCTGCTGCTGGACGGTTCTTGGTGACAGCCCGCGAGGGGTAAAGTTTTCCCTGCGTAACCAGGAAAGCCACGGCTTGAGATCGGATGGCGAGAAGCGTGCTTTGCGCTCGTGCCAGTTTTCGCGCATATCGGCGATGATCTGTTCGTCGGTGGGCTGGATGCTATCGATCAGGAAGTCGTTCCAGACGGCGAAAAGCGTGGCGATGATTTCGACCTGCTCGGTGGTCTTGTCGGTCAGGGCATAGATCAGGCGATCAAATTCGACCTTCTGCTCGGACGACATCAGAGCCTCGGCTCTCGTCGATGGCTCTGACAACGCCGACAGGCAGCGGTATTCCGTTTTTTTCCTGCCGCTTTTCAAGGTTTTTTTATTGACTTCGAACCAACCCTTGTCTTGACCTTGCCGCTCGAAGTCGTAGATCCACGGGTCAAGCGGCCCGGCGGCTTTTCGCTCGGGTTGCAGACCCAGTTTTAAACCAATATGTGCCTGCGCCAGATACAGCACCTTGGCAGCAGCAGTTCGGCCGAAGTACTGGGCATTGGCGAGGTTGTTGACTGCATAGCAGCCGATCGCGGCGCGGTAGGTGGCCAGATCAATGACTTGGGATTTTGAAAGTGACGCTGGCTGGGATTCTTCCTTTGTGTCGCCCTGCGATTGTGCATGAATTAAAGCGTTTAGCAGTTCGGTTTGCTTACTGGTAGCGGAGTCAATTTGCGTTTCCAAGGTATCGCACAGGGCCATTAGCTGTTCGATTTTGGCGACAATGCGATTTTGTTCTGAAAGTGGAGGAAGAGGGACTAACAGCGTCTCCACTCCACCAACGCGAAGATGCTGTACAGTCATTCCAACAGGCTTATCCTGCACTCGATTCATTATGTTCGGGTCACGAAGTGAATAAAGCAGAAATTGATTGTTGATAGTTTGAGGAACAACTCTTATCAGCATCATCCTTTGACCCATACAAACTTTAGGCTCTTTTGGGATAATGCAGACTTCTCCCATTGGGGCTTCTCTGGTAATCAGTATGTCACCCGCTTCGGGAGTTGCTCTCGCGGCCCAGCGTTCGAATGTTTTTTCTGTAACGTACTTTACTTCATCTAGTAAGATGCACCCGTTCCTAATATTGGATGTACGTAGCAAAACAATTCCTGAATCAGAATAAGGAGCTGTTTTGTTATGGCAATCAACGATAATCAGTGAACATTGCATTAGAGTTGCCCAAGCCCAACCTATTGGCAGCGTAGGTAGGGACTTGGGAAGCACCTGTTTCTTTTGCTTGTTAAGCTGTGTTTTTGACTCCGATTCGTTCGGATAGAATTTCTCAAGTATCTGTGTTCTTTTCTTCGATATCTCTTCCAATAATTCGCTGGCGGGTGGATCGTTGGGGTTGTGGGGGGCGAGTTTGCCCATGACGGCCAGTTTCAGGATGGCTTTGCGTAGTTCGGTGACGTTTTCCTTGACGGTGTAGAGGTCGTCGAAGTGTTGGTTGAGGAATTGCCAGGCTTTTTGGTGGTTGTGGTGGTTCTCGGTATCCAGAAGTTGGCGGATGGCGGCGGTGTGGATGGCCAGGCGTTTTTGTTGCTGTTCGGTGCGCAGTTTTTCCAGCTCGTCGCAGCGGGCCATTAGCTGATCAATTTTGGCAACGATGCGGTGTTGTTCATCTTTCGGAGGAAGAGGAAGCAACTGTCCGATAAAATACGCCGTTGGCACTCGCTTTTGCCCTGCGGAGCCGGTCATATTCGGAACTGCTGCCGATATGTAGTGTGGATTTTTCAGGTAATACAGGAGGAATCTGGGTGCAACGGAATTGAAGGAGTTCCTGAATATGTGCAGTTCTGTCGTTCCTGCTCCGATGCCATTTGGTAGACCAGAAAATACACAGGACTTCGCATTCTCGAAGCAAGGTGTAATCTTGGCCATGCCGATGTCGCCATCAGCAAAATGCGTATAACCCTTCTTTATCTCTTTCCAGAGGCGCTCCTCAAACTGGTGATTTTCGGAGTAGCCTTCGGGGATAAGAGGCATTGGAACGAAACCCGCATTGATGGTGTCCTCAGCCTCATTACGAGGGTTGATGAAGCCGATCTCTCCAAGCCTCACCCACTCCCACCCCTGCGGCAGTTCATAAGGTACTTCTTCCGGCTTGACAGGCGACAGGGGCTTGGGCTTTTTGATTTTCTCTCCCTGGATAAGCCGTTGCTTTTCTGCTTCGATCTCCTTCAGCAGTTCGCTGGCGGGCTGATCATTCGTGTCCTGCTCCACCAGCTTGCCCTGCATGGCCAGCGTCAGAATCAGTTCGCGCAGTCGGGCGATGCCGTCGGGGGCGGCGAAGGGGGTGTCGAAGTGTTTTTCCAGCAGGCGGGCAGTGTGCTTATTCATGGCCTTTCCCCAGACAGGCCATCAACTCGGCTTTCAGTGCCTGCCGCGCCGTTGCAAGTTGTTGGGTGATTTGTTGGTATTCGGCCATCAGCTCGTCGGGATCGCCGTGATTAACCTCCACTTCGTGGGAGTTCTTAGAATCCAGGTTGTAATTGCGATTGGTAATCTCTTTGGCACTGACTTTCCAGGCGTGTTCGGTGGTTTTTCGGCCACGACGGCTGGCACCGCCCCACCATTTTTTCTCGCGCTCGAATTCACCGATGGTGAGAGGTTTGGAGCGGGAATAGGACTTGTAGCCTTCCGGGTAGGGGTGCTCGAAGAACCAGACATCTTTCGTCGGGCCGCCTTTCTCAAAAAAGAGGATATTGGTGGCGATGCCGGTGTAGGGGCTGAACACGCCCTTGGGCAGGCGCACGATGGTATGCAGGTTGAATTCTTCCAGTAGTTCACGCTTGAGGGTAGTCTTGACGCCTTCGCCGAAAAGAAAGCCATCGGGCAATACTACCGCTGCGCGTCCGCCGTCGTGTTTGAGCAGGTGCTTGATCAGCGCCATAAACAGATCCGTGGTTTCGCGGGTCTGGTACTTCTTGAGGAAGTTTTTCTCGATGCCGTCTTCTTCCATGCCGCCGAAGGGCGGGTTGGTGATGATGACATCGACACGGTCTTTGGGGCCGTAGTCTTTCAGTGGCCGGGCCAGGGTGTTGTCGTGGCGGATATTGGTGGGCACTTCGATGCCGTGCAGCATCATGTTGGTCATGGCCAGCATATGGGGCAAGGGTTTCTTTTCCACGCCGTGAATGCTCTGTTGCATTCGTTTGTCGTCTTGCGGGTTTTTGACCTGCTTTTTCAGGTGTTCGATGGAGCAGGTGAGAAAACCGCCGGTGCCGCAGGCCGGGTCGAGGATCTTTTCGCCCAGTTGAGGGTTGATGATATCCACCATGAACTGGGTGACGGCGCGGGGCGTGTAGTATTCACCGGCGTTGCCGGCGGATTGCAGGTCTGCGAGAATTTTCTCGTAGATGTCGTTGAACAGATGACGATCGGTGGAAGAGTTGAAATCTACGTCTTCTTCAATGGTGTTGATGACCTGGCGCAGCAGAGTGCCGGATTTCATGTAGTTGTAGGCGTCTTCAAATACTGAACCGACAACACGGCCATGTGGTGGCACACCGGCCTTGGTAGCCAGTCCTTTGAGAGAGGGAAACAGGTCATTGTTGACGAAGTCGATTAGCTCTTCACCGGTGATGCCTTCCGGGTCCTTGGCCCAGTTGCTCCAACGGAAGCGGCTTTGCAATGGTGACTTGTAACCCTTGACGGTGAATTTCCATTCCTGCTCCTTGTCATCGAAGATTTTTAGGAACAGCAGCCAGCAGATCTGGCTGATGCGCTGGGCATCGCCGTCGACACCCACGTCCTTGCGCATGATGTCCTGAATCGATTTGATAAGAGTAGCAAGCGGCATTCGTTAATCCTGTTTGAAATCATAAATGGCCTGTTCCAGCTCCAGAACGGCCTGTTGGTATTGGTCGTTGCCACCGAAGGCGCGGATCAATTCAATAGGGGTACCAATCTGACAGAAGGGAGCGATGGTGAGTATCTGGGTTTCTTCGATGGCGGCAACGCCCTCGTCGGCGTATTTGTCGAGCAGGGCCCGCATCACCTGCTGAGCCTGTTCGCTGTATTTGGTGAAATAGTTGCGTTTTTTGACCTGTTCGACCCGCTCTTTGCGGGTCAGTGGCGGTTGATCCCAGGCCACGTGACAGAGTAGATCGAAGGGGCCGAAAATTTTCCCGGATTGTTTGCCGACCTCCTCAGCCAGAGCATCGAAGAAGACGCCCTGCTCAGCCAGCTCTTCGATGATGGCCTGTTTTTTCTCGGCCTGGCTCCATTTGCGCAGAAAGTCGTCCAGGGAGGCATATTCCCTTGCCAGAATCTTGCGAGTGTAGTCTTTCAGGGACTCGGTGATCAGTTTGCCGTTGGCATCGAAATACTGCACGCGCTCGGCGACGACTTTGACTTCGACATTGGCGACGACATAGCGGCGTACACCACCTTCCTCTTCGCCGGGTTCTGATATTCCTCCTTCCCAGGGTGATTCTCCCGGTTCGGGATAGGTAACGCCTTCCTGGTTGTCACCTTCAGTTTCTGCATCGTCTTGCTCATCTGGTGGCACGGGAGATTCATCGTCTTTCGGTTCGTAGATTTGTACCGGGTCGCCGTCAAAGGCCGGATCGGCAAACAATTCGGTGGCTTTCTTGAAGTCGAGGATGGTGAAGTAGTACTTGTCGAAATCTTCGTTGATGCGGGTGCCGCGACCGATGATCTGCTTGAATTCGGTCATGGACTGGATGCGTTGGTCGAGCACGATCAGTTTACACGTCTGGGCATCCACGCCGGTGGTCATCAGTTTGGAGGTGGTGGCGATCACCGGGTAGGTGCTTTCCGGGAAGATGAAGTTTTCCAGCTCCTGCTTGCCCTCTTCGTTATCGCCGGTGATACGCATGACGTATTTGCTGTTCTGTGCCACCAGGTCGGCGTTTTCGTTGACCAGGGCCTGACGCATGCGCTCGGCGTGGTCGATGTTGTCGCAAAAGACGATGGTCTTGTCGAAACGATTGGTGGCTTTGAGGAAATCGCTGACTTTTTTGGCCACTCTATGGGTTCGTTTTTCCAGCACCAGGTTGCGGTCGAAGTCGCGCTGGTTGTAGATGCGGTCTTCGATCTCATTGCCGTGCTTGTCGACCATGCCTTTGTCGGGGCGCCAGCCGGTGAGGTCCTTGTCCAGATCGATGCGCACGACCTTGTAGGGCGCTAGAAAGCCGTCTTCGATACCCTGACGCAGTGAATAGGTATAGATGGGCTCGCCAAAGTAATCGATATTGGAAACCCCTTTGGTTTCTTTGGGAGTCGCCGTAAGGCCGATCTGAGTGGCGGAACTGAAGTATTCCAGAATCTCGCGCCAGGCGGAATCAGCGGCGGAACTGCCCCGGTGACATTCGTCGATGATGATCAAGTCGAAGAAATCCGGGCTGAACTGTTTGTAGATGTTTTGTTCTTCTTCGGTACCAGTGACAGCCTGATAGAGCGAGAGGTAGATTTCATACGACTTGTTGGCCTGCCGCTTCTGGATCTTGGTCATGGCTGAGCCGAAGGGTTTGAAGTCGTTGGTCATGGTCTGATCGACGAGGATGTTGCGGTCCGCCAAAAACAGGATGCGTTTTTTGGCACGGGACTTCCACAGGCGCCAGATGATCTGAAACGCCGTATAGGTTTTGCCAGTACCCGTGGCCATGACCAGCAAAATGCGCTGCTGGCCCTTGGCAATCGCCTCGATGGTTTTGTTGATGGCGAGCAATTGGTAGTAGCGCGGGGATTTGTTGCTGCCGTCGCTATAGTAGTCTTGGGCGACCAACTCTTGCTGTTGCGTGGTCAAGCCTTGATGTTCTGCCCACCATCGCCATAGGGTTTCGGCGCTGGGGAATTCATCCAGGCCAAGCTCGCGCTCAATAACGCCATCTTTGGCGATTTTGTTGTGAAACAGAAAGCCGTCGCCGTTGCTACTGAATACAAAGGGTACTTGCAGCAGTTCGGCATAGCCTAGGGCTTGCTGCATACCGTCGCCCAGGGCGTGTTTATTATCCTTGGCTTCGATGATGGCAATGGGTAGGTTTGGCTTGTGAAACAGCACATAGTCGGCGCGTTTGTGCTTGGCACGGGTGTGCAGTTTGCCGCGCACGATGATGCGTCCATTGGTGAGGGAGAATTCCTCCCGTACCTGAGTGGCGATGTCCCATTCCGCCTGCTCCAGGGCAGGGGTGATGAATTTGGTGCAGATATCCCTTTCCGACAGGGTTTTCTTG
It contains:
- a CDS encoding restriction endonuclease subunit S translates to MNKHTARLLEKHFDTPFAAPDGIARLRELILTLAMQGKLVEQDTNDQPASELLKEIEAEKQRLIQGEKIKKPKPLSPVKPEEVPYELPQGWEWVRLGEIGFINPRNEAEDTINAGFVPMPLIPEGYSENHQFEERLWKEIKKGYTHFADGDIGMAKITPCFENAKSCVFSGLPNGIGAGTTELHIFRNSFNSVAPRFLLYYLKNPHYISAAVPNMTGSAGQKRVPTAYFIGQLLPLPPKDEQHRIVAKIDQLMARCDELEKLRTEQQQKRLAIHTAAIRQLLDTENHHNHQKAWQFLNQHFDDLYTVKENVTELRKAILKLAVMGKLAPHNPNDPPASELLEEISKKRTQILEKFYPNESESKTQLNKQKKQVLPKSLPTLPIGWAWATLMQCSLIIVDCHNKTAPYSDSGIVLLRTSNIRNGCILLDEVKYVTEKTFERWAARATPEAGDILITREAPMGEVCIIPKEPKVCMGQRMMLIRVVPQTINNQFLLYSLRDPNIMNRVQDKPVGMTVQHLRVGGVETLLVPLPPLSEQNRIVAKIEQLMALCDTLETQIDSATSKQTELLNALIHAQSQGDTKEESQPASLSKSQVIDLATYRAAIGCYAVNNLANAQYFGRTAAAKVLYLAQAHIGLKLGLQPERKAAGPLDPWIYDFERQGQDKGWFEVNKKTLKSGRKKTEYRCLSALSEPSTRAEALMSSEQKVEFDRLIYALTDKTTEQVEIIATLFAVWNDFLIDSIQPTDEQIIADMRENWHERKARFSPSDLKPWLSWLRRENFTPRGLSPRTVQQQQLGI
- a CDS encoding type I restriction-modification system subunit M; this encodes MPLATLIKSIQDIMRKDVGVDGDAQRISQICWLLFLKIFDDKEQEWKFTVKGYKSPLQSRFRWSNWAKDPEGITGEELIDFVNNDLFPSLKGLATKAGVPPHGRVVGSVFEDAYNYMKSGTLLRQVINTIEEDVDFNSSTDRHLFNDIYEKILADLQSAGNAGEYYTPRAVTQFMVDIINPQLGEKILDPACGTGGFLTCSIEHLKKQVKNPQDDKRMQQSIHGVEKKPLPHMLAMTNMMLHGIEVPTNIRHDNTLARPLKDYGPKDRVDVIITNPPFGGMEEDGIEKNFLKKYQTRETTDLFMALIKHLLKHDGGRAAVVLPDGFLFGEGVKTTLKRELLEEFNLHTIVRLPKGVFSPYTGIATNILFFEKGGPTKDVWFFEHPYPEGYKSYSRSKPLTIGEFEREKKWWGGASRRGRKTTEHAWKVSAKEITNRNYNLDSKNSHEVEVNHGDPDELMAEYQQITQQLATARQALKAELMACLGKGHE
- the hsdR gene encoding EcoAI/FtnUII family type I restriction enzme subunit R; translated protein: MNKKTLSERDICTKFITPALEQAEWDIATQVREEFSLTNGRIIVRGKLHTRAKHKRADYVLFHKPNLPIAIIEAKDNKHALGDGMQQALGYAELLQVPFVFSSNGDGFLFHNKIAKDGVIERELGLDEFPSAETLWRWWAEHQGLTTQQQELVAQDYYSDGSNKSPRYYQLLAINKTIEAIAKGQQRILLVMATGTGKTYTAFQIIWRLWKSRAKKRILFLADRNILVDQTMTNDFKPFGSAMTKIQKRQANKSYEIYLSLYQAVTGTEEEQNIYKQFSPDFFDLIIIDECHRGSSAADSAWREILEYFSSATQIGLTATPKETKGVSNIDYFGEPIYTYSLRQGIEDGFLAPYKVVRIDLDKDLTGWRPDKGMVDKHGNEIEDRIYNQRDFDRNLVLEKRTHRVAKKVSDFLKATNRFDKTIVFCDNIDHAERMRQALVNENADLVAQNSKYVMRITGDNEEGKQELENFIFPESTYPVIATTSKLMTTGVDAQTCKLIVLDQRIQSMTEFKQIIGRGTRINEDFDKYYFTILDFKKATELFADPAFDGDPVQIYEPKDDESPVPPDEQDDAETEGDNQEGVTYPEPGESPWEGGISEPGEEEGGVRRYVVANVEVKVVAERVQYFDANGKLITESLKDYTRKILAREYASLDDFLRKWSQAEKKQAIIEELAEQGVFFDALAEEVGKQSGKIFGPFDLLCHVAWDQPPLTRKERVEQVKKRNYFTKYSEQAQQVMRALLDKYADEGVAAIEETQILTIAPFCQIGTPIELIRAFGGNDQYQQAVLELEQAIYDFKQD